From the Anaerolineales bacterium genome, one window contains:
- a CDS encoding SGNH/GDSL hydrolase family protein: MLKKITFLLLVSLLGLAACAAPAAASQPTDAADPTSAQAAGGNTASLTPVAASENTQPTAAETRLPRGNHPADWRDYPVVPEFSETAIQIYLRGVANGNDPQHFSKIGDCQNITTYFLSALEDPRFHSLGEEYAYLQETIDWYFGSYSRDSLAVAGGLNVGRLLSPLAANQQMCDPTENSLMCEVRHFNPSVVLVSLEENWNDRGAEEYGKHLRTIVDYLIAEGVVPILATKADNLEGDHSINAEIASVAAEYDLPLWNFWRAVQGLPNNGVEDDGFHLTVSGPYFDDPARMKSGWAWRNLTALQTLDAFRQAVTAAQGD, encoded by the coding sequence ATGCTCAAGAAGATCACTTTCCTGTTGCTGGTCAGCCTGCTGGGCCTGGCGGCTTGTGCCGCCCCGGCGGCTGCCAGCCAGCCTACAGACGCCGCGGACCCGACCAGCGCGCAAGCAGCCGGCGGCAATACGGCCAGCCTGACGCCAGTCGCCGCCAGCGAGAATACGCAGCCAACGGCGGCAGAAACCCGCCTGCCGCGCGGCAACCACCCCGCCGACTGGCGCGATTACCCGGTGGTGCCAGAGTTCTCAGAGACGGCCATCCAAATCTACCTGCGCGGCGTGGCCAACGGCAACGACCCGCAGCATTTTTCGAAGATCGGCGATTGCCAAAACATCACCACCTATTTCCTGAGCGCGCTGGAAGACCCGCGCTTCCACAGCCTGGGGGAAGAGTACGCCTACCTGCAGGAGACCATCGACTGGTATTTTGGCTCCTATTCACGCGACAGCCTGGCGGTGGCCGGCGGCCTGAACGTGGGCCGTCTGCTCTCCCCGCTGGCGGCCAACCAGCAAATGTGCGACCCCACCGAGAACTCCCTGATGTGCGAGGTGCGCCACTTTAACCCCAGCGTGGTGCTGGTCAGCCTGGAAGAGAACTGGAACGACCGCGGGGCGGAAGAGTATGGCAAGCACCTGCGCACGATCGTGGACTACCTGATCGCCGAGGGTGTGGTGCCGATCCTGGCGACCAAGGCCGACAACCTGGAAGGCGACCACAGCATCAATGCCGAAATTGCCTCTGTGGCGGCGGAATACGATCTGCCTTTATGGAACTTCTGGCGAGCCGTGCAGGGGCTGCCCAACAACGGCGTGGAGGACGACGGCTTTCATCTGACCGTATCCGGGCCGTACTTTGATGACCCGGCACGCATGAAATCCGGCTGGGCCTGGCGCAACCTGACCGCCCTGCAAACGCTGGACGCTTTCCGCCAGGCTGTGACCGCCGCGCAGGGCGACTAA
- a CDS encoding OsmC family protein, whose protein sequence is MQVAVDWKNSLGFSALGPSGLPVELSGNADNPGLSPMELMAFALAGCTGMDVISILQKKRQPVQAFQVRVNTERREEYPKVWTHVLVEYIVSGEGVEAAAVERAIELSTQKYCPAYNMLKHAVQIDSRFEIRPA, encoded by the coding sequence ATGCAAGTTGCAGTGGATTGGAAGAACAGCCTGGGCTTTAGCGCCCTGGGGCCGAGCGGGCTGCCCGTGGAGCTGAGCGGCAACGCCGACAACCCGGGCCTTTCGCCGATGGAGCTGATGGCTTTTGCGTTGGCGGGCTGCACCGGCATGGACGTGATCTCGATCCTGCAAAAGAAGCGCCAGCCCGTACAGGCTTTTCAGGTACGGGTCAACACCGAGCGGCGCGAAGAATACCCCAAGGTGTGGACGCATGTGCTGGTGGAATACATCGTCAGCGGGGAGGGAGTGGAAGCTGCGGCCGTGGAACGCGCCATCGAACTTTCCACGCAGAAATATTGCCCGGCCTACAACATGCTGAAGCACGCCGTGCAGATAGACAGCCGGTTCGAGATTCGCCCAGCCTAG
- a CDS encoding LysM peptidoglycan-binding domain-containing protein, producing MQIRSISARLAALACLAIFLAACAQPPPGPQDTIPSPGVTPSLTPSLAETQLPTSTPLPTRPAYQPGQLVDYVVQNGDTLLALAVRFNTTAREIRAANPVIPDNTTTLPPGLPLKIPIYYRAYWGSAYPIIPDSQFINGPAVLGFDTQAFVDTHPGWLRNYREYASGSIRTGAGLVDLVALNFSVSPRLLLALLEYQSGALSAPVPDTDVTNYPMGYEVFRHRGVYLQLVWAANQLNDGYYQWRNGKLIEFERSDGLIYRPDPWQNAASVSLQVFFNRTEDVSGFQAAIGPEGLAQTFAGLFGDPWAADQPHLPGSLTQPELRLPFPPGQAWAYTGGPHTAWGQAQPYAALDFAPGEQRGCTPSRQWSTAMAAGKVVRTGEGIVVLDLDGDDDERTGWVLFYLHLQDDQKVALGTQVQAGQPLGHPSCEGGSSTGTHVHVARKYNGEWIDAAGALPFVMEGWVPVEGNAAYAGLLTRLGYQVRACTCSDAASAILSQAPAVALPTPALQEAEETPSN from the coding sequence ATGCAGATTCGCAGTATCTCGGCGCGGCTGGCCGCCTTGGCCTGCCTGGCCATCTTCTTGGCGGCTTGCGCCCAACCCCCGCCCGGCCCGCAAGACACAATCCCCAGCCCGGGGGTCACTCCCAGCCTCACCCCCAGTCTGGCGGAAACCCAGCTGCCCACCTCCACCCCGCTGCCCACCCGGCCGGCCTATCAGCCGGGCCAACTGGTGGACTATGTCGTCCAGAACGGCGATACGCTGCTGGCCCTCGCCGTGCGCTTCAACACCACCGCCCGCGAGATCCGCGCCGCCAATCCGGTCATCCCGGACAACACCACCACCTTGCCGCCCGGTTTGCCGCTCAAGATCCCCATCTATTACCGCGCCTATTGGGGTTCTGCTTACCCCATCATCCCGGACAGCCAGTTCATCAACGGCCCGGCCGTGCTCGGCTTTGATACCCAGGCCTTTGTCGATACCCACCCCGGCTGGCTGCGCAACTACCGCGAATACGCTTCTGGCAGCATCCGCACTGGGGCTGGTTTGGTCGACCTGGTGGCGCTCAACTTCAGCGTCAGCCCGCGCCTGTTGCTGGCCTTGCTGGAATACCAATCCGGTGCGCTGAGCGCCCCTGTACCGGACACGGACGTGACCAACTACCCCATGGGCTACGAGGTCTTCCGCCATCGTGGCGTCTACCTCCAGTTGGTTTGGGCGGCCAACCAGCTCAACGATGGCTATTACCAGTGGCGCAATGGCAAGCTGATCGAGTTTGAACGTTCTGACGGCCTGATCTACCGGCCGGACCCCTGGCAAAACGCGGCCAGCGTCTCCCTGCAGGTCTTCTTCAATCGCACCGAAGATGTCTCCGGCTTCCAGGCCGCGATTGGGCCGGAAGGCCTGGCCCAGACCTTTGCCGGATTGTTCGGCGACCCCTGGGCGGCCGACCAGCCGCATCTGCCCGGCAGTTTGACCCAGCCGGAGCTGCGCCTGCCGTTCCCGCCTGGGCAGGCCTGGGCCTATACCGGCGGCCCGCACACCGCCTGGGGCCAGGCCCAGCCCTACGCCGCGCTGGACTTTGCCCCGGGCGAGCAGCGCGGCTGCACGCCCAGCCGCCAGTGGTCCACCGCCATGGCGGCGGGCAAGGTGGTGCGCACCGGTGAAGGCATCGTCGTGCTGGACCTGGACGGCGACGATGATGAACGCACCGGCTGGGTGCTCTTCTATTTGCATTTGCAGGATGACCAAAAGGTGGCCCTGGGCACGCAGGTGCAGGCCGGCCAGCCGCTGGGGCATCCCTCCTGTGAGGGCGGCTCGTCTACCGGCACGCACGTGCACGTGGCCCGCAAGTACAACGGCGAATGGATCGATGCGGCCGGCGCGCTGCCCTTTGTGATGGAAGGCTGGGTGCCGGTGGAGGGCAATGCCGCCTACGCAGGCTTGCTCACCCGCCTGGGTTACCAGGTGCGCGCCTGCACCTGCTCCGACGCTGCCAGCGCCATCCTCTCGCAGGCCCCTGCGGTGGCCTTGCCCACCCCGGCCCTGCAAGAGGCAGAAGAAACGCCCAGCAACTAG